The Limnospira fusiformis SAG 85.79 genomic interval TTAAGTGGTTGACCATTTATTTTTGGAGATTAATACAATGAATCTAATTATACTAGAGGTGGCATTATTGATAATTGTTATTTTTTATTTGGTAATTTCTTTATTTATAGGTAATAAAATCATGGAGTCTAAGCTAGATTAAGACAATAAAAATTTAGACATATTATTTGAGTTTTTTAAATATTCGTTAGATAGTATAATCTGCCCCAAAATATATGACCATGATACGCGTTTACCACCTAACTCAATCAACAGAGATGATATTGACGATGATGGTTGGCGTAAACCCTAACAGCCTAACAGCTAACTCAATAACTTAATGACCCCCTATGGTTTCTGACTGTAGGGGGTGTCTATGTATTTTGGGCTAACAGTCTAACGGCAACAGTCTAATTAAATGTCAATTTTTTCATTAGCTTAAATGCTAACAGTCTAACTGCAACAGTCTAATTACGGGTTTATATGAATGCTCACCCTATCATGTCCAGATATTACCCATAACGGATATTACCCCTAACCGATCGCTTTACCTACAACCTACGACTAAGATTTTTGGGTAAGGCGATTATGTTGGTAGTGACTGTTGGACGTGATGATTACCATCAAAGATTGGAGACTTGCTGAGAATTATGTGGGTATCGATTCCCATCCCGGTAATTGCCTCCAGTTGAAAAGTTGTTTGGGGGGTATCGGGTTGGTTCCGGTAGATGATAGTTCAGGTTTTGCGATCGCACTTTTAGTTTCCCTCACCGGAGATTATCAATTGGACCCATAGATAACCGGATAGGCGATCGTGTTGGCTTTGAATCATACCCTCCCCCCATAACCGGGACAAGCACTCTTGGGGAGTGACCGATGTGATAGCAGTCAATGGTGAGGAACGAACCGATAAACTTGCCATTGACGGGTATCACAAGGGAACTACCCTATCAGCGTCCGGTTATGGGGGTGATATGGGTATTTGACATATTGATTAAGTTGTGCTTATTGATTAACCCGTCAATGATTAAGATTTATTGCTAAGGGATATGCACTAATTGTCCCGTGTGCTAAGACTGAATGGAGTGCATTTTGAGTGTAACGGTACGACTATCGGGTTGAGTGTTTCCCGGTTATCGTAGCCAGAATAGGCTTTTAAGCGATATGGAGAATAGGGGGGTCGAACCCCTGACCTCTGCGGTGCGATCGCAGCACTCTACCAACTGAGCTAATTCCCCAAGTATAGAGAGAGATAGGACACAACCGCCCATTATAACATCAATCGGGTTCCGATAGTGCAACTTCTCCAGAGATTCCCAAAATCCTCTCTAACTCCAAGTCCTGGAGATAGTCCACACACCAATCAGCGCGACGCTGTAGCATATGGAAAGGATAAGTATGGGCTACCCCCACGACAGGAATACCCGCGCGTTTCGCCGCCTCAATACCAGCAAAAGTATCCTCAATAGCTAAACACTCTTCCGGCTGCAAATTCAAGGTCTCATCAGCAGAATTTAGCCTTTGTAGCGCCAATAAATAGCCATCAGGTTCCGGCTTGCTGGTGGTAATATCATCCCCAGCGACAATGATGGAAAAATAATCAATCAACCCCGCGCGAGTCAAAACTAACTCAACTTCCTCTCTAATAGCGCCGGTAACTAGGGCGATTTTCAAATTCGCCGTCTGAATGCGTGTAATTAGTTCCCGCAACCCATCATATAGAGGTAGGTCTGACATAGCATTTAACCGCTGTTGATAGGCTTGTGCTTTCCGCGCGATCAGGTTTTCTAGCTCCTCAGAAGTTACGACTCTGCCGTATAATGAGAGTAAATCCTGTAAACAGGCGCGATCGCTTCTTCCTAAGCAAACTTCACGAATTTTATCTGGTTTCACCCGCAGATTTTCAGCGACCAATAATTCCTCGATTAACTGTTCATGAATCGATTCATCATTGATAATTACACCATTAAAATCAAAAATAACAGCCTTTAAACTCATACCCAGTTAATGGATAATGGACAAATGTTATCTATGGAAATTATTAATTAATAATTATTAATTAATAATTATCTGTGGGAATTGAGATTGACAGCAGAACCCGCCCCTACATGATAACCAATTATTGATGGATATGGGGTGGGTTGGGGGCGGGTTTACCAGTTTTATCTGTGGGAATTGAGATTGACAGCAGAACCCGCCCCTACATGATAACCAATTATTGATGGATATGGGGTGGGTTGGGGCGGGTTTACCAGTGTTATCTGTGGGAATTGAGATTGACAGCAGAACCCGCCCCTACATGATAACCAATTATTGATGGATATGGGGTGGGTTGGGGGCGGGTTTACCAGTTTTATCTGTGGGAATTGAGATTGACAGCAGAACCCGCCCCTACATGATAACCAATTATTGATGGATATGGGGTGGGTTGGGGGCGGGTTTACCAGTTTTATCTGTGGGAATTGAGATTGACAGCAGAACCCGCCCCTACATGATAACCAATTATTGATGGATATGGGGTGGGTTGGGGGCGGGTTTACCAGTGTTATCTGTGGGAATTGAGATTGACAGCAGAACCCGCCCCTACATGATAACCAATTATTGATGGATATGGGGTGGGTTGGGGCGGATTTACCAGTGTTATCTGTGGGAATTGAGATTGACAGCAGAACCCGCCCCTACATGATAACCAATTATTGATGGATATGGGGTGGGTTGGGGCGGGTTTACCAGTGTTATCTGTGGGAATTGAGATTGACAGCAGAACCCGCCCCTACATGATAACCAATTATTGATGGATATGGGGTGGGTTGGGGGCGGGTTTACCAGTTTTATCTGTGGGAATTGAGATTGACAGCAGAACCCGCCCCTACATGATAACCAATTATTGATGGATATGGGGTGGGTTGGGGGCGGGTTTACCAGTTTTATCTGTGGGAATTGAGATTGACAGCAGAACCCGCCCCTACATGATAACCAATTATTGATGGATATGGGGTGGGTTGGGGGCGGGTTTACCAGTGTTATCTGTGGGAATTGAGATTGACAGCAGAACCCGCCCCTACATGATAACCAATTATTGATGGATATGGGGTGGGTTGGGGGCGGGTTTACCAGTGTTATCTGTGGGAATTGAGATTGACAGCAGAACCCGCCCCTACATGATAACCAATTATTGATGGATATGGGGTGGGTTGGGGCGGGGTTTACCAGTGTTATCTGTGGGAATTGAGATTGACAGCAGAACCCGCCCCTACATGATAACCAATTATTGATGGATATGGGGTGGGTTGGGGGCGGGTTTACCAGTGTTATCTGTGGGAATTGAGATTGACAGCAGAACCCGCCCCTACCATGATAACCAATTATTGATGGATATGGGGTGGGTTGGGGGCGGGTTTACCAGTGTTATCTGTGGGAATTGAGATTGACAGCAGAACCCGCCCCTACATGATAACCAATTATTGATGGATATGGGGTGGGTTGGGGCGGATTTTACCAGTGTTATCTGTGGGAATTGAGATTGACAGCAGAACCCGCCCCTACATGATAACCAATTATTGATGGATATGGGGTGGGTTGGGGGCGGGTTTACCAGTGTTATCTGTGGGAATTGAGATTGACAGCAGAACCCGCCCCTACATGATAACCAATTATTGATGGATATGGGGTGGGTTGGGGCGGGTTTACCAGTGTTATCTTTGGGAATTGAGATTGAAGCACCCTCGACCTGGGATTGGAATGAGATTGACAGCAGAACCCGCCCCTACATGATAACCAATTATTGATGGATATGGGGTGGGTTGGGGCGGGTTTACCAGTGTTATCTGTGGGAATTGAGATTGACAGCAGAACCCGCCCCTACATGATAACCAATTATTGATGGATATGGGGTGGGTTGGGGCGGGTTTACCAGTGTTATCTGTGGGAATTGAGATTGACAGCAGAACCCGCCCTGCATGATAACCAATTGATGGATATGGGGGGCTTGGGGCGGATTTACCAGTGTTATCTGTGGGAATTGAGATTGACAGCAGAACCCGCCCCTACATGATAACCAATTATTGATGGATATGGGGTGGGTTGGGGCGGGGGTTTTTACCAGTTTTATCTGTGGGAATGAGATTAAACCCCCCGCCCTACTGATAACCAATTATTGATGGATGGGGATTGACAGAACCCGCCCTACTGGTGGGGTTAACCAGTGTTATCTGTGGAATTGAGATTGACAGCAGAACCCGCCCCTACATGATAACCAATTATTGATGGATATGGGGTGGGTTGGGGCGGATTTACCAGTGTTATCTGTGGGAATTGAGATTGACAGCAGAACCCGCCCCTACATATGATAACCAATTATTGATGGATATGGGGTGGGTTGGGGCGGATTTACCAGTGTTATCTGTGGGAATTGAGATTGACAGCAGAACCCGCCCCTACATGATAACCAATTATTGATGGATATGGGGTGGGTTGGGGCGGGTTTACCAGTGTTATCTGTGGGAATTGAGATTGACAGCAGAACCCGCCCCTACATGATAACCAATTATTGATGGATATGGGGTGGGTTGGGGCGGGTTTACCAGTGTTATCTGTGGGAATTGAGATTGACAGCAGAACCCGCCCCTACATGATAACCAATTATTGATGGATATGGGGTGGGTTGGGGCGGGTTTACCAGTGTTATCTGTGGGAATTGAGATTGACAGCAGAACCCGCCCCTACATGATAACCAATTATTGATGGATATGGGGTGGGTTGGGGCGGGTTTACCAGTGTTATCTGTGGGAATTGAGATTGACAGCAGAACCCGCCCCTACATGATAACCAATTATTGATGGATATGGGGTGGGTTGGGGCGGGTTTACCAGTGTTATCTGTGGGAATTGAGATTGACAGCAGAACCCGCCCCTACATGATAACCAATTATTGATGGATATGGGGTGGGTTGGGGCGGATTTACCAGTGTTATCTGTGGGAATTGAGATTGACAGCAGAACCCGCCCCTACCAAAGTATTAATTATCTTAGGCTGGGGCAGGAAATGGGTTATGATTGGGCTGTTGTTCCCATTGTGAATTGATGTTGGGGGAATGGTTAATAATCGGTTTGAGACCTACGGTAACTTGATTTATCCACCATATATCCTCCGATCGCACTTTCGCAAAACCCGCCGCCCCAAGAGTTGCATCAACGCTTCCGGTGGCATAATCTTTGAGATAGGGTTCCTCAAAAATTTCGGTTAGCCAGGGGTTTTGGCGTAAGATTTTCTGATGACCGTCAAGAATCATTACTTCTCCCCCGGCTTTCAGAAGTCGGAAAGCCTCCCGCGCTATGGCTATGGCTATTTCTGGGGGGGTTTCATGGAAAAGCAGGGAAGCGGAAACTAAGTCAAAAGATTGAGATTCAAAGCGATCGCTTTCTTCTGCTAAACCATGATAGAATTTGATATCTAAGCCGGCTTGTTTGGCTTTAGTTTCCGCCACCGCCAACATATAGGGAGATAAGTCTAAGCCGATCACTTCGGCATTAGGAAAGGTTTGTTTTAATAGTAGGGTAGTTGAACCTGTGCCGCACCCTAGGTCTAATATGCGTCTAGGTTTAACGGTAATGGTATCAATAGCTTCTTGGCGGACCCAGGTTTCATTGGGGGGAATGGCGTATTGGGTAATGGGGTCGTAGGTGAGGGCGGCGCTTTTATTCAGGTATCCTCCCTCGATACCGTGAAAGTCTTGGGTTTGGTAATATTGGGGATAGACGAGGTTGGGGTCAGTAAGGCGATCGCACACTGATTCCCAATCGATACTTTTGTCCAAGTTATCGATCGCTTCTCGGTCTACCAATAATTTGAACATGGGCGCTAAATAGCGCTCAAAAATTGTATCCTGACGTGGCATGACTGCGACCTGATTTTGGGCAAAGCTGCCACCATTATAACTAATTTTTCTCGATTGGGAAGGTTTTAGGATCGTTCAGGACCGGCGATTTTCTCATTTAACGCACGGCGGGCGATTTGGGTGACATAGACCGTGACGGCTACGGTGGCTACAAGTCCCACGCCATAGAGTATCCACTCCCCTGTTGTGCGCGATCGCTCAGTTCCCAGGGTGGCTAAACTACCCGCAATAGATCCAATATACACATACATGACTGTTCCTGGCATCATACCTATCCAGGAAGCCAGAAAATAATCTTTTAGGGAAACTTTGGTTAAGCCCAAACTATAATTTAGCAGGTTAAACGGAAAGATGGGCGACAGGCGCAGGAGTCCTACGATTTTCCAGCCTTCCTTCCCTACTGCATTATCGATCGCTTGGAATTGGGCTTGACCTGCGATTTTTGCCGATACCCAACCCCTAGCTAAATATCGCCCGATTAAAAAAGCACAAATTGCCCCCAAAGTTGAGGCGATCGATACATAAACAGAACCCCAAATTACCCCGAAGACAAACCCCGCACCTAGGGTTAATATCGAACCCGGTAAAAAGGCAACAGTTGCCACAATATACAGGAGCATAAATACTCCCGCCCCCCAGCCGCCTAAGCTGTCTATCCACTCGATCGCATTTCTTAATATATCTTGAATTGCCAACATTTTTGCCAAACTCACCTTATAACTTATCCGCTAATTAGCCAGGAATTATCATTGATTTTACTTGACATATTCCCGGCTTTATGGTAGGCGATAGTCAAGGGTATGAGCCTAAACTAGCCCCCAAATCATTATGTTAAAGCACCTCCACAACTAGAACCGCAGCCCGCAGTACAACCATAGCAATAGGCTTCAGTGTGGACGGTTTGAATGATATCTAAACTGTCAGCTTCCAGAAGTGTTTGAACTGTGATATTTTGACCATCAGGGGTTCTGGCGGGTCGATTTTCCATCTGGTTAAAATCACAGTCGTAGACATTTCCCAGATAATCAATTGATAATTCATTCCGACACATGAGATTTTCCACGGTATCAGGATTATAGTGATCCGCCAAAAAATCTAAGTATTTATCGTGGAGTTTTTGACGCTGTAAAAATAACTTAGTGCGACCTATGGGAAGGTTGGTAATGGTGAGAAGTTGATTAAACTCAATATCGAATTTCTCTCGCAGATAGACCTTATAGGCTTGTTGTAGGTTTTCCTGTTGGGGGGGGAGGGAAAAGCTGTCTGAGGTGGGTAAAGCTGGGTTATAGACTAGATCTAAAATCAGATCCGGCGCGTGACCATATCCTAGCTGGTTGAGTTTTTGAATGGCGGCGATCGAGTCTTGATATACCCCTGAACCTCTCATGCGATCGACATTATCTTGCAAATAGCAGGGTAAAGATGCTATAATCCTGACTTGGTGGTGGCTACAGTAGGCGGGGATATCCTCAAATCCCTTAACCAAATAAATAGTTAAGTTGGAACGGACAATTACTTGTTTATTGAGGGATTTCGCCACTTCTAATAATGGCTTAAAACCATAATTTATTTCGGGCGCACCACCAGTTAAATCTACCGTTTCAATTTGTGGAAAACGCCGAATTAACTCAATTAATTGTTCACAAATTTCTGGGGTTAATTCTTCGGTGCGTCGCGGACCAGCTTCTACATGACAATGAGTACAGGCGAGGTTACAGCGTTTTCCTAGATTAATCTGTAAAACCCTAATCGAGTTTTTGGTTAAAGGGGATTTAATTGTTTCGTGAAATGGTGCGATCGTGGTCTGAATCATGATTAATTGGCTAGTACTATGATGATCAGTTATTGTAACAACTATCTAGCTAAAATTACCGGAAATTTTGAAAACACAAGTTTCTTCCCCAGTCTATCTCAGATACCATATTTATGCCATGGTTAGATCTAATCATAGCTGAAAATTTCTAAAATTATCCCATGTTTGGTAATCGCGGATACAGTCAATCAGGAGAGATGATATAAATGCAAATCTTTGACCCAGAATCAAAAGAAGTTTTTTTATGGGAATGTTTATTAGTTTTGGTGATACTATACAATTTTGTTGTTATCCCATTTCGCATAGCTTTTGATACCACTACTTCCCATTTATGGTTAGGGATAGATTTAGCCGCAGACTTAATTTTCATCATGGATATTTTCCTAAGATTTAGGATGGCATATATTGACCAAGGAGAATGTATTACAGACCTGCAAAAAATCGCTCAAAATTACCGGGCTACATATTTGAAAATGAACCTAGCCGCTAGTCTCCCCCTGGATTTAATGGCTAGGCTATTTTTTCCTCAATTATCAGTATTGATATTGGCTATCCTCAGAATACCGAGGCTGTTGAGACTGTCGCAATTTTTTAGAATTTTTCGGCGATGGGAGACTAATGTTAAAATTAATCCAGCCCTAGTGCGTATGACTGAGTTAGTGCTGATTATATTTCTGATTGATCATTGGGTCGCCTGTATCTGGTTTTGGATTGGTAAGTCAATGATTGCTTACGGAGACTCTTGGTTAATTAATTCTAACTTAGATACAGCCCCCATAGCTACCCAATATATGAAATCTCTATATTGGTCAATTACTACTTTAACAACTGTCGGTTATGGCGATATTACCCCCACCAGTAACTTAGAGATTGCATTTACTTTAGTTGTAATGATTTTGGGGGTGTCTATGTATGCGTTTATTATTGGTAATGTGGCTTCTGTGGTCAGTAGTTTAGATGCTAGTCAGGCTAGGTTTAGAGAACAACTTGATCAAGTTCAGTCTTATATGCGCGATCGCCAAATTCCCGCTTTTTTACAGGCGCAGGTTAGGGACTACTATCAATATCTGTGGGAATGCAACCGAGACACATCATTTGACCGGGATTTTCTTGATGAAATCCCCAATTCTTTAAAAACCAAAATTTATCTGTATTTGTATCAGGAATTATTGGAAAAAGTCCCCCTATTTAAAGATGCTGATCCGGCTTGTATTGAAGCCTTAGTGGTTAAACTAAAGCCGAGAATATTGCCACCTAATGACTATATAATTAGGGAGGAACAGTTAGGACATGAA includes:
- a CDS encoding HAD family hydrolase → MSLKAVIFDFNGVIINDESIHEQLIEELLVAENLRVKPDKIREVCLGRSDRACLQDLLSLYGRVVTSEELENLIARKAQAYQQRLNAMSDLPLYDGLRELITRIQTANLKIALVTGAIREEVELVLTRAGLIDYFSIIVAGDDITTSKPEPDGYLLALQRLNSADETLNLQPEECLAIEDTFAGIEAAKRAGIPVVGVAHTYPFHMLQRRADWCVDYLQDLELERILGISGEVALSEPD
- a CDS encoding class I SAM-dependent methyltransferase — protein: MPRQDTIFERYLAPMFKLLVDREAIDNLDKSIDWESVCDRLTDPNLVYPQYYQTQDFHGIEGGYLNKSAALTYDPITQYAIPPNETWVRQEAIDTITVKPRRILDLGCGTGSTTLLLKQTFPNAEVIGLDLSPYMLAVAETKAKQAGLDIKFYHGLAEESDRFESQSFDLVSASLLFHETPPEIAIAIAREAFRLLKAGGEVMILDGHQKILRQNPWLTEIFEEPYLKDYATGSVDATLGAAGFAKVRSEDIWWINQVTVGLKPIINHSPNINSQWEQQPNHNPFPAPA
- a CDS encoding TVP38/TMEM64 family protein — translated: MLAIQDILRNAIEWIDSLGGWGAGVFMLLYIVATVAFLPGSILTLGAGFVFGVIWGSVYVSIASTLGAICAFLIGRYLARGWVSAKIAGQAQFQAIDNAVGKEGWKIVGLLRLSPIFPFNLLNYSLGLTKVSLKDYFLASWIGMMPGTVMYVYIGSIAGSLATLGTERSRTTGEWILYGVGLVATVAVTVYVTQIARRALNEKIAGPERS
- the arsS gene encoding arsenosugar biosynthesis radical SAM (seleno)protein ArsS (Some members of this family are selenoproteins.); protein product: MIQTTIAPFHETIKSPLTKNSIRVLQINLGKRCNLACTHCHVEAGPRRTEELTPEICEQLIELIRRFPQIETVDLTGGAPEINYGFKPLLEVAKSLNKQVIVRSNLTIYLVKGFEDIPAYCSHHQVRIIASLPCYLQDNVDRMRGSGVYQDSIAAIQKLNQLGYGHAPDLILDLVYNPALPTSDSFSLPPQQENLQQAYKVYLREKFDIEFNQLLTITNLPIGRTKLFLQRQKLHDKYLDFLADHYNPDTVENLMCRNELSIDYLGNVYDCDFNQMENRPARTPDGQNITVQTLLEADSLDIIQTVHTEAYCYGCTAGCGSSCGGALT
- a CDS encoding ion transporter; amino-acid sequence: MQIFDPESKEVFLWECLLVLVILYNFVVIPFRIAFDTTTSHLWLGIDLAADLIFIMDIFLRFRMAYIDQGECITDLQKIAQNYRATYLKMNLAASLPLDLMARLFFPQLSVLILAILRIPRLLRLSQFFRIFRRWETNVKINPALVRMTELVLIIFLIDHWVACIWFWIGKSMIAYGDSWLINSNLDTAPIATQYMKSLYWSITTLTTVGYGDITPTSNLEIAFTLVVMILGVSMYAFIIGNVASVVSSLDASQARFREQLDQVQSYMRDRQIPAFLQAQVRDYYQYLWECNRDTSFDRDFLDEIPNSLKTKIYLYLYQELLEKVPLFKDADPACIEALVVKLKPRILPPNDYIIREEQLGHEMYFIQRGEVQAFSEKTGKVYRIMSAGSFFGEIALLYSTRRTASVKTLSYCELFVLLKEDFDSVLENYPQFSKKVKEIAEQRYNTE